The following nucleotide sequence is from Thermus thermamylovorans.
CCATGGGGTTCAGATGCGGGCTGTACCGCGGCAGGTAAGCCACCTCCAGCCCCAGCCCCCGCCACACCCCTTTCCTCTCCTCCACCCCACGGCACCGGTGAAAAGGCGCCCGGTCCATGAACACCTTCAAAGGCTTACCCAAGCTCTCAGCCACCCGGTCCAGATACCCCCGCAACACCTCCCACCGCACCGGCCCCTCCAAAAGGGCAAAGAAAAGCCGCTCCCCCTCCCGGCCCCGCACCAGGTGCCCCACCACGTTCACCCGCCCCTCCTTGCCCCACGCCCGCGGCACCCCCTTGGCCTCCCCCCTCCGGCACCAGGCGTACGTGGGAGGCAGGGTCAGGGCAAACCCGCTCTCGTCCAAGTACCCCACCTCCATCACCCCCTCCTGAGCCCCCTTTTCGCCTCCTCTTCCTCCTCCACAAAGGCCTCCACCTCCTCCGCCTCCGGTCTACCCCTGGGCACGTACCGCGTCCGTCTCCACACATACCCCATGGCCTTGAGGTGCCGGGCCACCACCTTGGGGGCCAGGCGGACCCCGAAGCGCTCGGCTATGGCCGCCGAGAGCTGGGGGGCGGTCCAGACCCGGTCTTCCGCCAGCCTTTCCTCCACGAAGGCGGCCATCTCCGGGGTGAACTTCCTGGGGGCTCCCGGGGGTTTGCGGTAGACGAGGCCTTGGAGGCCCTCCCTCAGGAAGCGCCTGAGGACCAGGTAGACGGTGGTGCGGTCCTTGTGGAAGTGCTGGGCGATCTTTGGGGCGGTCCAGCCCTCGGCCGCCAGGCGGACCATCATGGCCCACAGGCGGGTCTTCTTGTGGGTCCTTGGGTCCAGGGAGAGCTCCAGGAGGAGCCGGTCCTCCTCAGGGGTCAGCTGGATCCGAAGTGGGGCTGCCATGTTGAGATGATAAAGGATTGGCACTTAGAGGCTGTCGTAAAAGTCCTCCACGGCCAGCTACGCGGCCCTAGCCAGCCGCTTCACCAACAAGCGTAGCATGCCCAGATACACCCAGGCCTCGCTCACCCGAGGGTTAGCTTCGTAGTCCTTGGCAAGCCGCCGATTCCGCCCAAGCCAGGCGAAGGTCCGCTCCACCACCCACCGCTTGGGCAAGGGCTTGAACCCCCTCTCCCGCGGAAGCTCCGGCGCCTCCTCCCCCTCCCGCACCCAGACCCCACGCACCCCCGCGTAGGGACGGGCCACCACCTCAAGCTCCAGCCCCAGGGAAGAAGCGAGCCCCTTGAGGCCCCTGTACCCCCAGTCCACAAAGAGCTTCCGCACCCTTGGCCAAAGGGAGAGGTCCATCCCCAGGAGCAAGGCCTCCCCACCCCGCTTATCGTGCTCGTTGGCCGGGTGCACGAAGGCCTTCAGCAAGCGACCCCCCGTGTCCGTCAAGATTTGGCGCTTTCTCCCCTTGACCTTTTTCGCCCCGTCGTTCCCTCGGGGCCCCCTTTTTCCGTGGTCTTGACGGACTGGCTATCCATCACCAGAGCGCTGGGCGAAGCTTGCCTCCCTTCTCGCTCCCGGTCCTGGCGGGCCAGGGCCTGGACGGCCTTCTCCCAAATGCCTTCCTTCTGCCACTTGCGGAAGTAGTGGTAGACGGTGGACCAGTGGGGCAAGTCATGGGGCATAGCCCGCCACTTGATGCCGTTTTCCAGGACGTAAAGGATGGCGTTAACGATTTCTCTCCTCGGCACCTTGGCGGGTCGGCCGCCGGGCTTGGGGGCTGGGATGAGGGGCTCCAGGAGGGCCCACTCCGCATCGCTGAGGTCGCTGGGGTAAGATCGTCTAGAGCTCATCCCTCAAGAATACCACCCTTTTACGACAGCCTCTAGTAAGGCTTTAGGCCCCTTCCCCCCACGCCTCCTCCCGCGCCCGCCTCTCTGCCTCTTCCCCGGGG
It contains:
- a CDS encoding IS5 family transposase (programmed frameshift); the protein is MSSRRSYPSDLSDAEWALLEPLIPAPKPGGRPAKVPRREIVNAILYVLENGIKWRAMPHDLPHWSTVYHYFRKWQKEGIWEKAVQALARQDREREGRQASPSALVMDSQSVKTTEKGGPEGNDGAKKVKGRKRQILTDTGGRLLKAFVHPANEHDKRGGEALLLGMDLSLWPRVRKLFVDWGYRGLKGLASSLGLELEVVARPYAGVRGVWVREGEEAPELPRERGFKPLPKRWVVERTFAWLGRNRRLAKDYEANPRVSEAWVYLGMLRLLVKRLARAA